Proteins from a genomic interval of Nasonia vitripennis strain AsymCx chromosome 3, Nvit_psr_1.1, whole genome shotgun sequence:
- the LOC100120899 gene encoding facilitated trehalose transporter Tret1-like isoform X4 yields the protein MCTWSSPFLGQLTRTDSPIFLTLDEASWVAALLNMGRFIGAISGALCVHYWGSKNAIVCTLLPMICSWILLFLANSPMMLYVARFSGGLGLGMTFSCFPLYLGEIALPQIRGAMVTIAFCGSPFGYVLVSLVGYYMSMKMSSLVFLVLCLINIGMFMGLPNSPHHLMKIGKLEAARKSIHWYRSGIGVDEEFEAVQKFVTSSAVTSLHDQLNEFKNPPIRRALFIIIMLFTFTQICGLNSLMFYMEMVFRRAKSDLIDPSLAVILINASGLLTAILSVKMMDKCGRKVLLMISGTGISISMIALGTHFILMDLGFDPSKFQWLPVASAFLFMITFVFGLMPTPSAVLSELFPANIKCIAACIASFTGALFAFASTKTWQPTIDALGEAYVFYIQAALTSLMVPFVWYFMPETKGKTLQQIQDDLMT from the coding sequence ATGTGCACCTGGTCGTCACCCTTTCTGGGTCAGCTGACCAGGACGGACTCTCCTATTTTTCTTACCCTGGATGAAGCTTCATGGGTGGCCGCGCTTCTCAACATGGGCCGTTTTATTGGAGCCATCAGTGGTGCACTGTGTGTCCATTACTGGGGCAGCAAAAATGCTATAGTCTGCACTCTTTTGCCAATGATTTGTAGTtggatacttttatttttagccaACAGTCCGATGATGTTGTACGTCGCTAGATTTTCAGGCGGGTTAGGTCTGGGAATGACCTTCAGCTGTTTCCCTCTATACCTAGGAGAAATAGCTCTTCCCCAGATTCGCGGTGCCATGGTAACCATCGCATTCTGCGGCTCTCCATTTGGATACGTCTTGGTCAGCCTGGTTGGCTATTACATGTCAATGAAGATGTCCAGCCTGGTTTTTCTCGTTTTGTGCTTGATCAACATCGGCATGTTCATGGGTCTACCGAATTCCCCGCATCATCTGATGAAGATAGGTAAATTGGAGGCTGCTCGCAAGTCCATCCACTGGTACAGAAGTGGTATTGGCGTCGATGAAGAGTTTGAAGCTGTCCAGAAGTTTGTTACGTCGTCTGCAGTCACTAGCTTGCATGACCAACTCAACGAATTCAAGAATCCACCGATTAGAAGAGCGCTTTTCATAATCATCATGTTGTTTACCTTCACGCAAATTTGCGGATTGAACAGTCTCATGTTTTACATGGAGATGGTTTTCCGTAGAGCCAAGTCCGATTTGATCGACCCATCTCTTGCAGTGATATTAATCAACGCTTCAGGACTCTTGACGGCTATTCTATCGGTCAAAATGATGGACAAGTGCGGTAGAAAGGTTCTCTTGATGATTTCCGGCACCGGCATATCCATTTCCATGATAGCGCTGGGTACCCACTTCATCTTGATGGATTTAGGCTTCGATCCATCCAAATTTCAGTGGCTTCCTGTAGCCTCGGCGTTCTTGTTCATGATCACCTTTGTCTTCGGGCTGATGCCCACGCCAAGCGCTGTTCTGAGTGAGTTATTCCCAGCGAATATCAAGTGCATCGCAGCGTGTATTGCCAGCTTTACTGGTGCACTGTTTGCATTTGCCTCGACAAAGACATGGCAACCTACGATTGATGCTTTGGGTGAGGCTTACGTGTTCTACATACAAGCTGCCCTTACAAGCCTCATGGTGCCTTTCGTGTGGTATTTCATGCCCGAGACGAAGGGAAAGACGCTGCAACAGATTCAAGATGACTTGATGACTTGA
- the LOC100120899 gene encoding facilitated trehalose transporter Tret1-like isoform X2, protein MTKPTTVSLLNWKLYPQWIAATGVVQLLIQLGVMCTWSSPFLGQLTRTDSPIFLTLDEASWVAALLNMGRFIGAISGALCVHYWGSKNAIVCTLLPMICSWILLFLANSPMMLYVARFSGGLGLGMTFSCFPLYLGEIALPQIRGAMVTIAFCGSPFGYVLVSLVGYYMSMKMSSLVFLVLCLINIGMFMGLPNSPHHLMKIGKLEAARKSIHWYRSGIGVDEEFEAVQKFVTSSAVTSLHDQLNEFKNPPIRRALFIIIMLFTFTQICGLNSLMFYMEMVFRRAKSDLIDPSLAVILINASGLLTAILSVKMMDKCGRKVLLMISGTGISISMIALGTHFILMDLGFDPSKFQWLPVASAFLFMITFVFGLMPTPSAVLSELFPANIKCIAACIASFTGALFAFASTKTWQPTIDALGEAYVFYIQAALTSLMVPFVWYFMPETKGKTLQQIQDDLMT, encoded by the exons ATGACCAAGCCGACGACTGTAAGTTTGCTAAACTGGAAACTTTATCCGCAATGGATTGCTGCTACAGGAG tTGTGCAGCTACTGATTCAACTAGGGGTAATGTGCACCTGGTCGTCACCCTTTCTGGGTCAGCTGACCAGGACGGACTCTCCTATTTTTCTTACCCTGGATGAAGCTTCATGGGTGGCCGCGCTTCTCAACATGGGCCGTTTTATTGGAGCCATCAGTGGTGCACTGTGTGTCCATTACTGGGGCAGCAAAAATGCTATAGTCTGCACTCTTTTGCCAATGATTTGTAGTtggatacttttatttttagccaACAGTCCGATGATGTTGTACGTCGCTAGATTTTCAGGCGGGTTAGGTCTGGGAATGACCTTCAGCTGTTTCCCTCTATACCTAGGAGAAATAGCTCTTCCCCAGATTCGCGGTGCCATGGTAACCATCGCATTCTGCGGCTCTCCATTTGGATACGTCTTGGTCAGCCTGGTTGGCTATTACATGTCAATGAAGATGTCCAGCCTGGTTTTTCTCGTTTTGTGCTTGATCAACATCGGCATGTTCATGGGTCTACCGAATTCCCCGCATCATCTGATGAAGATAGGTAAATTGGAGGCTGCTCGCAAGTCCATCCACTGGTACAGAAGTGGTATTGGCGTCGATGAAGAGTTTGAAGCTGTCCAGAAGTTTGTTACGTCGTCTGCAGTCACTAGCTTGCATGACCAACTCAACGAATTCAAGAATCCACCGATTAGAAGAGCGCTTTTCATAATCATCATGTTGTTTACCTTCACGCAAATTTGCGGATTGAACAGTCTCATGTTTTACATGGAGATGGTTTTCCGTAGAGCCAAGTCCGATTTGATCGACCCATCTCTTGCAGTGATATTAATCAACGCTTCAGGACTCTTGACGGCTATTCTATCGGTCAAAATGATGGACAAGTGCGGTAGAAAGGTTCTCTTGATGATTTCCGGCACCGGCATATCCATTTCCATGATAGCGCTGGGTACCCACTTCATCTTGATGGATTTAGGCTTCGATCCATCCAAATTTCAGTGGCTTCCTGTAGCCTCGGCGTTCTTGTTCATGATCACCTTTGTCTTCGGGCTGATGCCCACGCCAAGCGCTGTTCTGAGTGAGTTATTCCCAGCGAATATCAAGTGCATCGCAGCGTGTATTGCCAGCTTTACTGGTGCACTGTTTGCATTTGCCTCGACAAAGACATGGCAACCTACGATTGATGCTTTGGGTGAGGCTTACGTGTTCTACATACAAGCTGCCCTTACAAGCCTCATGGTGCCTTTCGTGTGGTATTTCATGCCCGAGACGAAGGGAAAGACGCTGCAACAGATTCAAGATGACTTGATGACTTGA